From Arcticibacter tournemirensis, one genomic window encodes:
- a CDS encoding chromate resistance protein ChrB domain-containing protein has protein sequence MRWITRERPKIDRIACPWLIRRFVDLEAEFIYVPAELVLQQAELLSAIPFDMPGVEYTHYNDECTFDYILKRHRIKDPALDRIATIVRGADTDRPDFAPQAAGLEAIFSGLAYNIGSDAELLSLGMIIYDGLYSWATHLFKKKHVQDGPVEQLLLQVYRQYLKREKGRKMPEWAENLKEMIQDQMDTNMTLSLQQASQELEINPAYLSREFSRYFDNLSFGDYMRKLRIDKAKLLIETTVHSLTEIAYLTGFSDQSHFNRIFKKHTGQSPSSYKKSLKK, from the coding sequence ATGAGATGGATCACACGCGAAAGACCAAAGATTGACCGTATTGCTTGCCCTTGGTTGATCAGGCGTTTTGTTGACCTGGAAGCCGAATTCATTTACGTGCCGGCTGAACTGGTCTTACAACAGGCTGAGCTGTTATCGGCCATTCCTTTTGATATGCCGGGCGTAGAATATACTCATTATAACGACGAGTGCACATTTGACTATATACTCAAAAGGCACCGCATAAAAGATCCTGCACTTGATCGTATCGCCACTATTGTTCGAGGGGCAGATACGGATCGTCCTGATTTTGCACCACAGGCGGCCGGACTGGAAGCAATATTTTCAGGGCTTGCCTATAATATCGGCAGCGATGCAGAACTTTTAAGCCTGGGCATGATTATTTACGACGGCTTATATAGCTGGGCAACGCATTTGTTCAAAAAGAAACATGTTCAGGACGGTCCGGTTGAACAACTTCTATTGCAGGTTTATCGTCAGTACCTGAAGAGGGAGAAAGGCAGGAAAATGCCGGAGTGGGCAGAAAATCTCAAGGAAATGATCCAGGATCAAATGGATACCAACATGACACTCAGTTTGCAGCAGGCCTCGCAGGAACTGGAGATCAATCCGGCGTATCTATCGAGGGAGTTCTCAAGATATTTCGACAACCTCAGCTTCGGCGACTATATGCGCAAGCTACGTATTGACAAAGCCAAACTACTGATCGAAACAACGGTGCACAGCCTGACTGAAATTGCCTATCTTACCGGCTTTTCTGATCAGAGCCACTTCAACCGGATCTTTAAAAAGCATACGGGGCAAAGTCCTTCGTCTTATAAAAAATCACTAAAAAAGTAA
- a CDS encoding chromate transporter — MGNKKYTLKELTLYFLKLGTWGFGGPVALIGYMHRDLVEQKQWLTEQEYKEGLALAQLAPGPLAAQLGIYIGFVHYGLGGATLTGLAFVLPSFVMVVLLGMVYQLYSGLAWVRDVFYGVAPAVIGIITISAYKLTVKSLGKLKMNEIKVNWLLWLFYLLAIVITIITQQEQILLFIGCGLLYMIIKAPPAGLRKNRVLPVVLLTNLSFWNYSKDTLAEIGLFFLKAGTFVFGSGLAIVPFLHAGVVIERNWLTENQFLDAVAVAMITPGPVVITVGFIGYLVNGFPGAVVAALATFVPCFLFTVILAPSFKKIAANASVKAFVDGITAAVIGALVGSVVIIASRSVVDLPTALIAVATGSALVYIKKLQEVQLIAVAAILGILIKSI; from the coding sequence ATGGGAAATAAGAAATACACTTTAAAGGAACTCACTTTGTACTTTCTAAAGCTGGGCACCTGGGGATTCGGTGGACCAGTAGCGCTGATAGGGTACATGCATCGCGACCTTGTGGAACAAAAGCAATGGCTCACAGAACAGGAATACAAGGAAGGACTGGCTTTGGCACAGCTGGCCCCGGGACCGTTAGCGGCACAGTTAGGAATCTACATTGGTTTCGTCCATTATGGTCTTGGCGGAGCTACGCTGACCGGCCTGGCTTTCGTGCTGCCATCTTTTGTAATGGTGGTATTACTGGGTATGGTATATCAGTTGTACAGCGGTCTGGCCTGGGTACGGGATGTTTTCTATGGAGTCGCCCCTGCCGTAATCGGCATCATTACCATAAGCGCCTATAAACTTACAGTCAAATCGTTGGGAAAATTGAAGATGAATGAGATTAAAGTTAACTGGCTGCTCTGGCTGTTTTATCTTCTGGCGATTGTGATCACCATTATCACTCAGCAGGAACAGATTCTGCTTTTCATTGGGTGCGGCCTGTTATATATGATAATAAAAGCACCACCTGCCGGGTTGAGAAAGAATCGGGTTTTGCCCGTAGTGTTGCTGACGAACCTTAGCTTTTGGAATTACTCTAAGGATACATTGGCTGAGATCGGCTTGTTCTTTTTGAAAGCGGGGACATTCGTATTTGGAAGCGGACTGGCTATTGTGCCGTTTCTTCATGCAGGTGTCGTTATTGAACGGAATTGGCTTACCGAAAATCAGTTTCTCGATGCCGTGGCGGTTGCCATGATCACACCCGGTCCGGTCGTGATTACGGTTGGATTTATTGGCTACCTTGTCAATGGTTTTCCGGGGGCAGTGGTAGCTGCATTGGCTACTTTCGTCCCTTGTTTTCTGTTTACCGTCATCCTGGCGCCCTCATTTAAAAAGATTGCCGCGAATGCGAGTGTCAAAGCATTTGTTGATGGTATCACCGCCGCTGTGATCGGCGCACTGGTTGGTTCGGTAGTAATAATAGCCTCTCGTTCTGTTGTTGATCTTCCAACTGCTCTTATCGCCGTAGCGACGGGATCGGCTCTGGTTTATATAAAGAAGTTACAGGAAGTACAACTGATTGCAGTGGCGGCCATATTAGGCATCCTGATAAAAAGTATTTGA
- the mobC gene encoding conjugal transfer protein MobC codes for MQTGEDIQGLRKIIDLTRYISIAILAIHFYISCYAAFYQWGWTADITNRIILNISKTGLFSNIMKPKIAALLLLAISLVGAKGRKEEKVSWGNIMPLISLGLLLFFASILYFYVSLPEEAVVLCYILTTVTGYLLMLSGGARLSRILKVGQQEDIFNTENETFPQEERLLENEFSINLPAKYRLKKQVRDSWINIINPFRGILVAGTPGAGKSYFVIRHIIDQHIRKGFSMFLYDFKYDDLSKIAYNKLLKYYRNYKVKPSFYVINFDDLNHTHRCNPLDPKAMDDITDATEASRTIMLGLNRDWIKKQGDFFVESPINFLTAIIWYLRKYQDGKYCTLPHVIELMQVEYEKLFHVLGQEEEIKVLINPFVSAFQNKAKEQLEGQIASAKIGLARLSSPQLYYVLSGNDFTMDVNNPEEPKIVCMGNNPQKLQVYGAVLSLYISRMIKLVNRKNQLKCSLIFDEFPTIYFNNIDSLIATARSNKVATTLAVQDFNQLKKDYGSEQADVITGIVGNIISGQVTGDTARKLSEMLGKILQDKSSTSINSSDTSLTKSTQLDYAVPAAKIASLSSGEFVGTIADNPEEKISLKAFHCEIQNDHQTIAADEILYKHIPIIKKVSTVDVQENYQWIKREIFELVQKQTEGVENIRSAQSP; via the coding sequence ATGCAAACAGGAGAAGACATTCAGGGATTACGCAAGATCATAGATCTGACAAGGTATATCAGTATTGCCATATTAGCTATTCATTTCTATATCAGTTGCTACGCAGCCTTTTATCAGTGGGGATGGACGGCAGATATTACAAACCGGATCATTTTGAATATCAGCAAAACCGGACTGTTCAGTAACATCATGAAGCCGAAGATTGCTGCCCTGCTTCTTCTTGCAATATCCCTTGTAGGTGCAAAAGGCAGGAAGGAAGAGAAAGTTTCATGGGGAAACATCATGCCACTCATCAGTTTGGGTTTACTGTTGTTCTTCGCCAGTATCCTTTATTTTTATGTGTCTCTGCCGGAAGAGGCGGTTGTTCTATGTTATATCTTGACCACTGTGACCGGATATCTGCTTATGCTGAGCGGAGGCGCCAGGCTTTCCCGGATCCTCAAGGTCGGCCAGCAGGAGGATATTTTCAACACAGAAAACGAGACGTTCCCTCAGGAGGAACGGCTCCTGGAAAACGAGTTCTCCATTAACCTTCCAGCAAAATATCGATTAAAGAAGCAGGTAAGGGATAGCTGGATCAATATCATCAACCCTTTCAGAGGGATACTTGTAGCAGGAACGCCGGGTGCCGGTAAATCTTATTTCGTGATCCGGCATATTATTGACCAACACATCCGGAAGGGCTTTTCGATGTTTCTGTATGACTTCAAATATGACGACCTTAGCAAGATTGCCTACAATAAATTACTGAAGTATTACCGCAACTATAAAGTAAAGCCGTCCTTCTATGTGATCAATTTCGATGATCTTAACCATACTCACAGGTGTAACCCTTTAGACCCAAAGGCAATGGATGACATTACCGATGCAACGGAAGCAAGCAGGACAATCATGCTGGGCCTGAACCGGGACTGGATTAAAAAGCAAGGTGACTTCTTTGTAGAATCGCCTATTAATTTTCTAACGGCTATTATCTGGTATCTACGGAAGTATCAGGATGGAAAGTACTGCACTTTGCCTCATGTTATCGAACTTATGCAGGTCGAGTACGAGAAGCTTTTTCATGTGCTTGGACAGGAAGAAGAGATCAAAGTGCTGATCAATCCTTTTGTTTCTGCCTTTCAGAATAAGGCTAAAGAGCAACTGGAAGGACAGATTGCTTCCGCAAAGATCGGCCTGGCACGTCTTTCTTCACCTCAGTTGTATTATGTGTTGTCCGGTAATGATTTTACCATGGATGTCAATAATCCGGAAGAACCGAAGATTGTTTGCATGGGAAATAACCCGCAGAAGCTTCAGGTCTACGGGGCTGTTTTGTCCTTATACATCTCCCGCATGATCAAACTTGTTAACCGGAAAAATCAGCTAAAATGCAGCCTGATATTCGACGAGTTCCCTACTATATATTTTAACAATATCGACAGCCTGATCGCAACTGCGCGTAGTAATAAAGTCGCTACTACCCTGGCTGTGCAGGATTTTAATCAGCTAAAAAAAGATTACGGCTCAGAACAGGCAGATGTGATAACAGGCATTGTGGGGAACATCATCAGTGGTCAGGTAACAGGGGACACTGCGCGTAAGCTCTCGGAAATGCTTGGCAAAATCCTTCAGGATAAAAGCAGCACGAGCATTAACAGCAGCGATACTTCCCTGACGAAATCTACCCAATTAGACTATGCTGTACCTGCTGCGAAAATTGCATCATTATCCTCAGGGGAATTTGTCGGAACAATAGCTGATAATCCTGAAGAGAAAATAAGTCTTAAGGCCTTTCATTGTGAGATTCAGAATGATCATCAGACGATAGCAGCTGACGAAATTTTGTACAAGCACATTCCTATCATCAAAAAAGTTAGCACAGTAGACGTTCAGGAAAATTACCAATGGATCAAACGGGAGATATTTGAGCTCGTTCAAAAACAAACAGAAGGCGTTGAGAACATTCGGTCAGCTCAATCTCCTTGA
- a CDS encoding DUF5712 family protein, translating into MHINITDSEEGTNKGSSSQLVHYLEKENRVRPKYGEEDPEYWFNQERRDVPSYEVRIALDNNVAKLSKTDAKFFLINISPSRKELAFLKERYGEAQIKEKLKEYSISVMDEYARNFKRPGVESSKDLLWFGKVEEHRYYSHKDSEVKQGVKKRGELKEGDQWHVQVVVSRKDITNRIKLSPMNKSRGRNQKHSLRIGQFDRKAFAASGERIFDEKFGFERGLTESFLYTNTMKNGTVEQRLLMRKGRGINTENTIYSHQLSPEHEPVKESLLDSLLLKPEPDYSPAVFRRKKKRRRNDQGLRL; encoded by the coding sequence ATGCATATCAATATTACAGATAGTGAAGAAGGGACTAACAAAGGGAGCAGCTCACAGTTAGTGCATTACCTTGAAAAAGAAAACAGGGTGCGACCGAAATACGGAGAGGAAGATCCGGAATACTGGTTCAACCAGGAACGGAGGGACGTTCCATCTTACGAAGTGCGTATTGCACTGGATAACAATGTCGCCAAACTAAGCAAGACTGATGCAAAGTTCTTTCTCATCAATATCAGCCCCAGCAGGAAGGAGCTGGCTTTTCTGAAGGAGCGATATGGAGAAGCCCAAATCAAAGAAAAGTTGAAGGAATATTCAATCTCAGTGATGGATGAATATGCGAGGAATTTCAAACGGCCCGGGGTTGAAAGCAGCAAAGACCTACTTTGGTTCGGTAAAGTCGAAGAGCACCGGTACTATTCACATAAAGATTCGGAAGTGAAGCAGGGGGTAAAGAAACGTGGTGAATTGAAGGAAGGGGACCAGTGGCACGTGCAGGTAGTTGTCAGCAGGAAGGATATCACCAATCGCATCAAACTCAGCCCGATGAACAAGTCGAGAGGCAGGAATCAAAAGCATTCTCTTAGGATTGGTCAGTTCGACCGCAAAGCATTTGCAGCATCGGGTGAACGGATCTTTGATGAAAAGTTCGGTTTTGAGCGGGGACTTACAGAATCATTTTTATACACTAATACCATGAAGAATGGAACGGTAGAGCAACGGCTGCTGATGCGGAAAGGAAGAGGGATAAACACGGAAAATACTATCTATTCGCATCAACTTTCCCCGGAACACGAGCCTGTTAAAGAATCTCTGCTGGACTCCTTATTGCTCAAACCAGAGCCGGATTATTCTCCCGCTGTTTTCAGGAGGAAGAAAAAAAGGAGGAGGAACGACCAGGGATTGCGGCTTTAG
- a CDS encoding BfmA/BtgA family mobilization protein encodes MEDVNKKTIRFPNETGSKLEKTARKLGRTKVQLFIQMVDYFYHTKKDPADLNDEALKTAILKGNQHLTGFIKAQEQSLLIPIRQDTERMINSQRRILEWLTKEEAAHHNSTASNLQHQTQKLSEIDLLVRQIGKQLQQKEQLKSQFMLILEAYIKAREQFSLMTSAREKDELVSKVKQQVKNL; translated from the coding sequence ATGGAAGATGTGAACAAAAAAACGATCCGCTTTCCGAACGAAACGGGAAGTAAGCTTGAGAAGACAGCGAGAAAGCTGGGGCGAACCAAGGTCCAGCTCTTTATCCAAATGGTGGACTATTTCTACCATACGAAGAAAGACCCGGCTGATTTGAACGACGAGGCATTGAAGACAGCTATTCTTAAAGGCAATCAGCACCTCACCGGCTTCATCAAGGCTCAGGAGCAGTCGCTGCTGATCCCTATCAGGCAAGATACAGAGCGCATGATTAACTCCCAGCGCAGAATATTGGAGTGGCTGACTAAAGAAGAGGCTGCCCATCACAATAGCACGGCTTCGAACTTACAGCACCAAACACAAAAACTGAGCGAAATAGATTTGCTCGTTCGACAGATCGGTAAACAGCTGCAACAAAAAGAACAGCTCAAATCTCAGTTCATGCTCATTCTTGAAGCCTACATCAAAGCGCGGGAGCAATTTAGCCTGATGACGTCAGCCAGGGAGAAAGATGAATTAGTCAGCAAAGTAAAACAGCAGGTAAAAAATCTTTAG